A single Theropithecus gelada isolate Dixy chromosome 7b, Tgel_1.0, whole genome shotgun sequence DNA region contains:
- the NFATC4 gene encoding nuclear factor of activated T-cells, cytoplasmic 4 isoform X4, with amino-acid sequence MHSPPPRPAPSPGTWESQPARSVRLGGPGGGAGGAGGGRVLECPSIRITSISPTPEPPAALEDNPDTWGDGSPRDYPPPEGFGGYREAGGQGGGAFFSPSPGSSSLSSWSFFSDASDEAALYAACDEVESELNEAASRFGLGSPLPSPRASPRPWTPEDPWSLYGPSPGGRGPEDNWLLLSAPGPTPASPRPASPCGKRRYSSSGTPSSASPALSRRGSLGEEGSEPPPPPPLPLARDPGSPGPFDYVGAPPAESIPQKTRRTSSEQAVALPRSEEPAPCNGKLPLGAEESVAPPGGPRKEVAGMDYLAVPSPLAWSKARIGGHSPIFRTSALPPLDWPLPSQYEQLELRIEVQPRAHHRAHYETEGSRGAVKAAPGGHPVVKLLGYSEKPLTLQMFIGTADERNLRPHAFYQVHRITGKMVATASYEAVVSGTKVLEMTLLPENNMAANIDCAGILKLRNSDIELRKGETDIGRKNTRVRLVFRVHVPQGGGKVVSVQAASVPIECSQRSAQELPQVEAYSPSACSVRGGEELVLTGSNFLPDSKVVFIERGPDGKLQWEEEATVNRLQSNEVTLTLTVPEYSNKRVSRPVQVYFYVSNGRRKRSPTQSFKFLPVICKEEPLPDSSLRGFPSASAPPFGTDMDFSPPRPPYPSFPHEDPAYETPYLSEGFGYGMPPLYPQTGPPPSYRPGLRMFPETRGTTGCAQPPPVSFLPRPFPSDPYGGRGSSFPLGLPFSPPAPFRPPLPASPPLEGPFPSQSDVHPLPAEGYNKVGPGYGPGEGAPEQEKSRGGYSSGFRDSVPIQGITLEEVSEIIGRDLSGFPAPPGDEPPA; translated from the exons ATGCATTCGCCACCGCCGCGCCCAGCCCCCTCACCTGGTACCTGGGAGAGCCAGCCCGCCCGGTCTGTGAGGCTGGGAGGACCAGGAGGGGGTGCTGGGGGTGCTGGGGGTGGCCGTGTTCTCGAGTGTCCCAGCATCCGCATCACCTCCATCTCTCCCACGCCGGAGCCGCCGGCGGCGCTGGAGGACAACCCTGATACCTGGGGGGACGGCTCTCCTAGAGATTACCCCCCACCAGAAGGCTTTGGGGGCTACCGAGAGGCAGGGGGCCAGGGTGGGGGGGCCTTCTTCAGCCCAAGCCCTGGCAGCAGCAGCCTGTCCTCGTGGAGCTTCTTCTCCGATGCCTCTGACGAGGCAGCCCTGTATGCAGCCTGCGACGAGGTGGAGTCTGAGCTAAATGAGGCGGCCTCCCGCTTTGGCCTGGGCTCCCCGCTGCCCTCGCCCAGGGCCTCCCCTCGGCCATGGACCCCCGAAGATCCCTGGAGCCTGTATGGTCCAAGCCCCGGAGGCCGAGGGCCAGAGGATAACTGGCTACTCCTCAGTGCTCCTgggcccaccccagcctccccgcGACCTGCCTCTCCATGTGGCAAGCGGCGCTATTCCAGCTCGGGAACCCCATCTTCAGCCTCTCCAGCTCTGTCCCGCCGTGGCAGCCTGGGGGAAGAGGGGTCtgagccacctccaccacccccATTGCCTCTGGCCCGGGATCCTGGCTCCCCTGGTCCCTTTGACTATGTGGGGGCCCCACCAGCTGAGAGCATCCCTCAGAAGACACGGCGGACTTCCAGTGAGCAGGCGGTGGCTCTGCCTCGGTCTGAGGAGCCTGCTCCATGCAATGGGAAGCTGCCCTTGGGAGCAGAGGAGTCTGTGGCTCCTCCAGGAGGTCCCCGGAAGGAGGTGGCTGGCATGGACTACCTGGCAGTGCCCTCCCCACTCGCTTGGTCCAAGGCCCGGATTGGGGGACACAGCCCTATCTTCAG GACCTCTGCCCTACCCCCACTGGACTGGCCTCTGCCCAGCCAATATGAGCAGCTGGAGCTGAGGATCGAGGTACAGCCTAGAGCCCACCACCGGGCCCACTATGAGACAGAAGGCAGCCGTGGAGCTGTCAAAGCTGCCCCTGGCGGTCACCCCGTAGTCAAG CTCCTAGGCTACAGTGAGAAGCCACTGACCCTACAGATGTTCATCGGCACTGCAGATGAAAGGAACCTGCGGCCTCATGCCTTCTATCAGGTGCACCGTATCACAGGCAAGATGGTGGCCACAGCCAGCTATGAAGCCGTAGTCAGTGGCACCAAGGTGTTGGAGATGACTCTGCTGCCTGAGAACAACATGGCGGCCAA CATTGACTGTGCGGGAATCTTGAAGCTTCGGAATTCAGACATTGAGCTTCGGAAGGGTGAGACGGACATCGGGCGCAAAAACACACGTGTGCGACTGGTGTTCCGGGTACACGTGCCCCAGGGCGGCGGGAAGGTCGTCTCCGTACAGGCAGCGTCGGTGCCCATCGAGTGCT CCCAGCGCTCAGCTCAGGAGCTGCCCCAGGTGGAGGCCTACAGCCCTAGTGCCTGCTCTGTGAGAGGAGGCGAGGAACTAGTACTGACTGGCTCCAACTTCCTGCCAGACTCCAAGGTGGTGTTCATTGAGAGGGGTCCTG ATGGGAAGCTGCAATGGGAGGAGGAGGCCACGGTGAACCGACTGCAGAGCAATGAG GTGACGCTGACCCTGACTGTCCCTGAGTACAGCAACAAGAGGGTGTCCCGGCCAGTTCAGGTCTACTTTTATGTCTCCAATGGGCGGAGGAAACGCAGTCCTACCCAGAGTTTCAAGTTTCTGCCTG TGATCTGCAAAGAGGAGCCCCTACCAGACTCATCTCTGCGGGGCTTCCCTTCAGCATCGGCACCCCCCTTTGGCACTGACATGGACTTCTCACCACCCAGGCCCCCCTACCCCTCCTTTCCCCATGAAGACCCTGCTTACGAAACTCCTTACCTATCAGAAGGCTTCGGCTATGGCATGCCCCCTCTGTACCCCCAGACGGGGCCCCCACCATCCTACAGACCGGGCCTGCGGATGTTCCCTGAGACTAGGGGTACCACAGGTTGTGCCCAACCACCTCCAGTCTCCTTCCTTCCCCGCCCCTTCCCTAGTGACCCCTATGGAGGGCGGGGCTCCTCTTTTCCCCTGGGGCTGCCATTCTCTCCTCCAGCCCCCTTTCGGCCTCCTCTTCCTGCATCCCCACCGCTTGAaggtcccttcccttcccagagTGATGTGCATCCCCTACCTGCTGAGGGATACAATAAGGTAGGGCCAGGCTATGGCCCTGGGGAGGGGGCTCCGGAGCAGGAGAAATCCAGGGGTGGCTACAGCAGCGGCTTCCGAGACAGTGTCCCTATCCAGGGTATCACGCTGGAGGAAG TGAGTGAGATCATTGGCCGAGACCTGAGTGGCTTCCCTGCACCTCCTGGAGACGAGCCTCCTGCTTGA
- the NFATC4 gene encoding nuclear factor of activated T-cells, cytoplasmic 4 isoform X7: MPASISSIFPGPTLLLSCGSEELDSEDAPPCCRLALGEPPPYGAAPIGIPRPPPPRPGMHSPPPRPAPSPGTWESQPARSVRLGGPGGGAGGAGGGRVLECPSIRITSISPTPEPPAALEDNPDTWGDGSPRDYPPPEGFGGYREAGGQGGGAFFSPSPGSSSLSSWSFFSDASDEAALYAACDEVESELNEAASRFGLGSPLPSPRASPRPWTPEDPWSLYGPSPGGRGPEDNWLLLSAPGPTPASPRPASPCGKRRYSSSGTPSSASPALSRRGSLGEEGSEPPPPPPLPLARDPGSPGPFDYVGAPPAESIPQKTRRTSSEQAVALPRSEEPAPCNGKLPLGAEESVAPPGGPRKEVAGMDYLAVPSPLAWSKARIGGHSPIFRTSALPPLDWPLPSQYEQLELRIEVQPRAHHRAHYETEGSRGAVKAAPGGHPVVKLLGYSEKPLTLQMFIGTADERNLRPHAFYQVHRITGKMVATASYEAVVSGTKVLEMTLLPENNMAANIDCAGILKLRNSDIELRKGETDIGRKNTRVRLVFRVHVPQGGGKVVSVQAASVPIECSQRSAQELPQVEAYSPSACSVRGGEELVLTGSNFLPDSKVVFIERGPDGKLQWEEEATVNRLQSNEVTLTLTVPEYSNKRVSRPVQVYFYVSNGRRKRSPTQSFKFLPVICKEEPLPDSSLRGFPSASAPPFGTDMDFSPPRPPYPSFPHEDPAYETPYLSEGFGYGMPPLYPQTGPPPSYRPGLRMFPETRGTTVSEIIGRDLSGFPAPPGDEPPA, translated from the exons ATGCCTGCTTCAATCTCCTCCATCTTCCCAGGTCCAACTCTGCTTTTGTCTTGTGGCTCAGAAG AACTGGACTCAGAGGATGCCCCGCCATGCTGCCGTCTGGCCTTGGGAGAGCCCCCTCCCTATGGCGCTGCACCTATCGGTATTCCCCGACCTCCACCCCCTCGACCTGGCATGCATTCGCCACCGCCGCGCCCAGCCCCCTCACCTGGTACCTGGGAGAGCCAGCCCGCCCGGTCTGTGAGGCTGGGAGGACCAGGAGGGGGTGCTGGGGGTGCTGGGGGTGGCCGTGTTCTCGAGTGTCCCAGCATCCGCATCACCTCCATCTCTCCCACGCCGGAGCCGCCGGCGGCGCTGGAGGACAACCCTGATACCTGGGGGGACGGCTCTCCTAGAGATTACCCCCCACCAGAAGGCTTTGGGGGCTACCGAGAGGCAGGGGGCCAGGGTGGGGGGGCCTTCTTCAGCCCAAGCCCTGGCAGCAGCAGCCTGTCCTCGTGGAGCTTCTTCTCCGATGCCTCTGACGAGGCAGCCCTGTATGCAGCCTGCGACGAGGTGGAGTCTGAGCTAAATGAGGCGGCCTCCCGCTTTGGCCTGGGCTCCCCGCTGCCCTCGCCCAGGGCCTCCCCTCGGCCATGGACCCCCGAAGATCCCTGGAGCCTGTATGGTCCAAGCCCCGGAGGCCGAGGGCCAGAGGATAACTGGCTACTCCTCAGTGCTCCTgggcccaccccagcctccccgcGACCTGCCTCTCCATGTGGCAAGCGGCGCTATTCCAGCTCGGGAACCCCATCTTCAGCCTCTCCAGCTCTGTCCCGCCGTGGCAGCCTGGGGGAAGAGGGGTCtgagccacctccaccacccccATTGCCTCTGGCCCGGGATCCTGGCTCCCCTGGTCCCTTTGACTATGTGGGGGCCCCACCAGCTGAGAGCATCCCTCAGAAGACACGGCGGACTTCCAGTGAGCAGGCGGTGGCTCTGCCTCGGTCTGAGGAGCCTGCTCCATGCAATGGGAAGCTGCCCTTGGGAGCAGAGGAGTCTGTGGCTCCTCCAGGAGGTCCCCGGAAGGAGGTGGCTGGCATGGACTACCTGGCAGTGCCCTCCCCACTCGCTTGGTCCAAGGCCCGGATTGGGGGACACAGCCCTATCTTCAG GACCTCTGCCCTACCCCCACTGGACTGGCCTCTGCCCAGCCAATATGAGCAGCTGGAGCTGAGGATCGAGGTACAGCCTAGAGCCCACCACCGGGCCCACTATGAGACAGAAGGCAGCCGTGGAGCTGTCAAAGCTGCCCCTGGCGGTCACCCCGTAGTCAAG CTCCTAGGCTACAGTGAGAAGCCACTGACCCTACAGATGTTCATCGGCACTGCAGATGAAAGGAACCTGCGGCCTCATGCCTTCTATCAGGTGCACCGTATCACAGGCAAGATGGTGGCCACAGCCAGCTATGAAGCCGTAGTCAGTGGCACCAAGGTGTTGGAGATGACTCTGCTGCCTGAGAACAACATGGCGGCCAA CATTGACTGTGCGGGAATCTTGAAGCTTCGGAATTCAGACATTGAGCTTCGGAAGGGTGAGACGGACATCGGGCGCAAAAACACACGTGTGCGACTGGTGTTCCGGGTACACGTGCCCCAGGGCGGCGGGAAGGTCGTCTCCGTACAGGCAGCGTCGGTGCCCATCGAGTGCT CCCAGCGCTCAGCTCAGGAGCTGCCCCAGGTGGAGGCCTACAGCCCTAGTGCCTGCTCTGTGAGAGGAGGCGAGGAACTAGTACTGACTGGCTCCAACTTCCTGCCAGACTCCAAGGTGGTGTTCATTGAGAGGGGTCCTG ATGGGAAGCTGCAATGGGAGGAGGAGGCCACGGTGAACCGACTGCAGAGCAATGAG GTGACGCTGACCCTGACTGTCCCTGAGTACAGCAACAAGAGGGTGTCCCGGCCAGTTCAGGTCTACTTTTATGTCTCCAATGGGCGGAGGAAACGCAGTCCTACCCAGAGTTTCAAGTTTCTGCCTG TGATCTGCAAAGAGGAGCCCCTACCAGACTCATCTCTGCGGGGCTTCCCTTCAGCATCGGCACCCCCCTTTGGCACTGACATGGACTTCTCACCACCCAGGCCCCCCTACCCCTCCTTTCCCCATGAAGACCCTGCTTACGAAACTCCTTACCTATCAGAAGGCTTCGGCTATGGCATGCCCCCTCTGTACCCCCAGACGGGGCCCCCACCATCCTACAGACCGGGCCTGCGGATGTTCCCTGAGACTAGGGGTACCACAG TGAGTGAGATCATTGGCCGAGACCTGAGTGGCTTCCCTGCACCTCCTGGAGACGAGCCTCCTGCTTGA
- the NFATC4 gene encoding nuclear factor of activated T-cells, cytoplasmic 4 isoform X3, with protein MPASISSIFPGPTLLLSCGSEELDSEDAPPCCRLALGEPPPYGAAPIGIPRPPPPRPGMHSPPPRPAPSPGTWESQPARSVRLGGPGGGAGGAGGGRVLECPSIRITSISPTPEPPAALEDNPDTWGDGSPRDYPPPEGFGGYREAGGQGGGAFFSPSPGSSSLSSWSFFSDASDEAALYAACDEVESELNEAASRFGLGSPLPSPRASPRPWTPEDPWSLYGPSPGGRGPEDNWLLLSAPGPTPASPRPASPCGKRRYSSSGTPSSASPALSRRGSLGEEGSEPPPPPPLPLARDPGSPGPFDYVGAPPAESIPQKTRRTSSEQAVALPRSEEPAPCNGKLPLGAEESVAPPGGPRKEVAGMDYLAVPSPLAWSKARIGGHSPIFRTSALPPLDWPLPSQYEQLELRIEVQPRAHHRAHYETEGSRGAVKAAPGGHPVVKLLGYSEKPLTLQMFIGTADERNLRPHAFYQVHRITGKMVATASYEAVVSGTKVLEMTLLPENNMAANIDCAGILKLRNSDIELRKGETDIGRKNTRVRLVFRVHVPQGGGKVVSVQAASVPIECSQRSAQELPQVEAYSPSACSVRGGEELVLTGSNFLPDSKVVFIERGPDGKLQWEEEATVNRLQSNEVTLTLTVPEYSNKRVSRPVQVYFYVSNGRRKRSPTQSFKFLPVICKEEPLPDSSLRGFPSASAPPFGTDMDFSPPRPPYPSFPHEDPAYETPYLSEGFGYGMPPLYPQTGPPPSYRPGLRMFPETRGTTGCAQPPPVSFLPRPFPSDPYGGRGSSFPLGLPFSPPAPFRPPLPASPPLEGPFPSQSDVHPLPAEGYNKVGPGYGPGEGAPEQEKSRGGYSSGFRDSVPIQGITLEEVSEIIGRDLSGFPAPPGDEPPA; from the exons ATGCCTGCTTCAATCTCCTCCATCTTCCCAGGTCCAACTCTGCTTTTGTCTTGTGGCTCAGAAG AACTGGACTCAGAGGATGCCCCGCCATGCTGCCGTCTGGCCTTGGGAGAGCCCCCTCCCTATGGCGCTGCACCTATCGGTATTCCCCGACCTCCACCCCCTCGACCTGGCATGCATTCGCCACCGCCGCGCCCAGCCCCCTCACCTGGTACCTGGGAGAGCCAGCCCGCCCGGTCTGTGAGGCTGGGAGGACCAGGAGGGGGTGCTGGGGGTGCTGGGGGTGGCCGTGTTCTCGAGTGTCCCAGCATCCGCATCACCTCCATCTCTCCCACGCCGGAGCCGCCGGCGGCGCTGGAGGACAACCCTGATACCTGGGGGGACGGCTCTCCTAGAGATTACCCCCCACCAGAAGGCTTTGGGGGCTACCGAGAGGCAGGGGGCCAGGGTGGGGGGGCCTTCTTCAGCCCAAGCCCTGGCAGCAGCAGCCTGTCCTCGTGGAGCTTCTTCTCCGATGCCTCTGACGAGGCAGCCCTGTATGCAGCCTGCGACGAGGTGGAGTCTGAGCTAAATGAGGCGGCCTCCCGCTTTGGCCTGGGCTCCCCGCTGCCCTCGCCCAGGGCCTCCCCTCGGCCATGGACCCCCGAAGATCCCTGGAGCCTGTATGGTCCAAGCCCCGGAGGCCGAGGGCCAGAGGATAACTGGCTACTCCTCAGTGCTCCTgggcccaccccagcctccccgcGACCTGCCTCTCCATGTGGCAAGCGGCGCTATTCCAGCTCGGGAACCCCATCTTCAGCCTCTCCAGCTCTGTCCCGCCGTGGCAGCCTGGGGGAAGAGGGGTCtgagccacctccaccacccccATTGCCTCTGGCCCGGGATCCTGGCTCCCCTGGTCCCTTTGACTATGTGGGGGCCCCACCAGCTGAGAGCATCCCTCAGAAGACACGGCGGACTTCCAGTGAGCAGGCGGTGGCTCTGCCTCGGTCTGAGGAGCCTGCTCCATGCAATGGGAAGCTGCCCTTGGGAGCAGAGGAGTCTGTGGCTCCTCCAGGAGGTCCCCGGAAGGAGGTGGCTGGCATGGACTACCTGGCAGTGCCCTCCCCACTCGCTTGGTCCAAGGCCCGGATTGGGGGACACAGCCCTATCTTCAG GACCTCTGCCCTACCCCCACTGGACTGGCCTCTGCCCAGCCAATATGAGCAGCTGGAGCTGAGGATCGAGGTACAGCCTAGAGCCCACCACCGGGCCCACTATGAGACAGAAGGCAGCCGTGGAGCTGTCAAAGCTGCCCCTGGCGGTCACCCCGTAGTCAAG CTCCTAGGCTACAGTGAGAAGCCACTGACCCTACAGATGTTCATCGGCACTGCAGATGAAAGGAACCTGCGGCCTCATGCCTTCTATCAGGTGCACCGTATCACAGGCAAGATGGTGGCCACAGCCAGCTATGAAGCCGTAGTCAGTGGCACCAAGGTGTTGGAGATGACTCTGCTGCCTGAGAACAACATGGCGGCCAA CATTGACTGTGCGGGAATCTTGAAGCTTCGGAATTCAGACATTGAGCTTCGGAAGGGTGAGACGGACATCGGGCGCAAAAACACACGTGTGCGACTGGTGTTCCGGGTACACGTGCCCCAGGGCGGCGGGAAGGTCGTCTCCGTACAGGCAGCGTCGGTGCCCATCGAGTGCT CCCAGCGCTCAGCTCAGGAGCTGCCCCAGGTGGAGGCCTACAGCCCTAGTGCCTGCTCTGTGAGAGGAGGCGAGGAACTAGTACTGACTGGCTCCAACTTCCTGCCAGACTCCAAGGTGGTGTTCATTGAGAGGGGTCCTG ATGGGAAGCTGCAATGGGAGGAGGAGGCCACGGTGAACCGACTGCAGAGCAATGAG GTGACGCTGACCCTGACTGTCCCTGAGTACAGCAACAAGAGGGTGTCCCGGCCAGTTCAGGTCTACTTTTATGTCTCCAATGGGCGGAGGAAACGCAGTCCTACCCAGAGTTTCAAGTTTCTGCCTG TGATCTGCAAAGAGGAGCCCCTACCAGACTCATCTCTGCGGGGCTTCCCTTCAGCATCGGCACCCCCCTTTGGCACTGACATGGACTTCTCACCACCCAGGCCCCCCTACCCCTCCTTTCCCCATGAAGACCCTGCTTACGAAACTCCTTACCTATCAGAAGGCTTCGGCTATGGCATGCCCCCTCTGTACCCCCAGACGGGGCCCCCACCATCCTACAGACCGGGCCTGCGGATGTTCCCTGAGACTAGGGGTACCACAGGTTGTGCCCAACCACCTCCAGTCTCCTTCCTTCCCCGCCCCTTCCCTAGTGACCCCTATGGAGGGCGGGGCTCCTCTTTTCCCCTGGGGCTGCCATTCTCTCCTCCAGCCCCCTTTCGGCCTCCTCTTCCTGCATCCCCACCGCTTGAaggtcccttcccttcccagagTGATGTGCATCCCCTACCTGCTGAGGGATACAATAAGGTAGGGCCAGGCTATGGCCCTGGGGAGGGGGCTCCGGAGCAGGAGAAATCCAGGGGTGGCTACAGCAGCGGCTTCCGAGACAGTGTCCCTATCCAGGGTATCACGCTGGAGGAAG TGAGTGAGATCATTGGCCGAGACCTGAGTGGCTTCCCTGCACCTCCTGGAGACGAGCCTCCTGCTTGA